The following are from one region of the Scylla paramamosain isolate STU-SP2022 chromosome 23, ASM3559412v1, whole genome shotgun sequence genome:
- the LOC135112229 gene encoding band 4.1-like protein 4 isoform X2 has product MTSYEGEDNIEYFLGLTPAGVVVLKNKAKVGNYFCPRISKVYFRGRFFRVKDKNSLENTYGLETPSKSACKHLWQCFFRLTQASGNSTDAVFSLGAKIGSQQEGW; this is encoded by the exons GGAGAAGACAACATCGAGTACTTTTTGGGCCTCACACCAGCTGGGGTCGTTGTACTCAAAAATAAGGCGAAAGTGGGGAATTATTtttg TCCGAGAATTTCCAAGGTGTATTTTCGTGGGAGATTTTTCAgagtgaaagataaaaat aGCTTGGAGAACACCTACGGCTTGGAGACACCCAGTAAGTCAGCCTGTAAACACCTGTGGCAGTGCTTCTTCAGATTGACTCAAGCTTCTGGGAATTCTACGGATGCTGTCTTCTCCCTTGGAGCTAAGATTGGG TCACAGCAAGAAGGatggtga
- the LOC135112229 gene encoding uncharacterized protein LOC135112229 isoform X1 yields the protein MLSSPLELRLGHSKKDGEVRQARLNSRMQPEFTRMPSRRYPVSQPVNTCSSLPAPPCLPQSLENTYGVETPSKSACKHLWQFCVEHHAFFRLTQASGNSADAVFSLRGGLWKVHRTIRQQQASVGPGHSGSHSGQRSHGHSARPDTQEWVPPFRCGHGG from the exons ATGCTGTCTTCTCCCTTGGAGCTAAGATTGGG TCACAGCAAGAAGGatggtgaggtgaggcaggcCAGGCTCAACTCAAGGATGCAGCCAGAATTTACAAGGATGCCAAGTAGGAGATACCCAGTAAGTCAGCCTGTAAACACCTGTAGCagtctccctgcccctccctgcctcccccagaGCTTGGAGAACACCTACGGCGTGGAGACACCCAGTAAGTCAGCCTGTAAACACCTGTGGCAGTTCTGTGTTGAGCATCACGCCTTCTTCAGATTAACTCAAGCTTCTGGGAATTCTGCAGATGCTGTCTTCTCCCTCAGAGGAGGATTGTGGAAAGTGCACAGgaca ATCAGGCAGCAGCAAGCCTCAGTGGGCCCAGGTCACAGTGGGTCACACTCAGGTCAGAGGTCACATGGCCACAGTGCACGACCTGACACACAAGAGTGGGTACCACCCTTCAGGTGTGGACATGGAGGTtga